A genomic segment from Parolsenella catena encodes:
- the pyrE gene encoding orotate phosphoribosyltransferase, producing the protein MEAYKEEFIKFMVESDVLKFGDFTLKSGRKSPFFMNAGAYVTGYQLKKLGEYYARAIHDNFGDDFDVLFGPAYKGIPLSVVTAIAYHDLYGKEVRYCSDRKEVKDHGADKGNLLGAELHDGDRVVMVEDVTTSGKSIDETYPKVTAAANVEVRGLIVSLNRMEVGKGGVTTAQKEIEARYGFPVASIVSMAEVVEVLHNHEIDGKVVIDDELKARIDAYYEQYGVKE; encoded by the coding sequence ATGGAGGCCTACAAGGAAGAGTTCATCAAGTTCATGGTCGAGTCCGACGTGCTCAAGTTCGGCGACTTCACGCTCAAGAGCGGCCGCAAGTCCCCGTTCTTCATGAACGCCGGCGCCTACGTGACGGGTTACCAGCTCAAGAAGCTCGGCGAGTACTACGCCCGCGCCATCCACGACAACTTCGGCGACGACTTCGACGTCCTGTTCGGGCCCGCCTACAAGGGCATCCCCCTGTCCGTGGTCACGGCCATCGCCTACCACGACCTCTACGGCAAGGAGGTCCGCTACTGCTCCGACCGCAAGGAGGTCAAGGACCACGGCGCTGACAAGGGCAACCTGCTGGGCGCCGAGCTGCACGACGGCGACCGCGTGGTCATGGTCGAGGACGTCACCACCTCCGGCAAGTCCATCGATGAGACCTACCCCAAGGTCACGGCGGCGGCCAACGTCGAGGTCCGCGGCCTCATCGTGAGCCTCAACCGCATGGAGGTCGGCAAGGGCGGCGTCACGACTGCCCAGAAGGAGATCGAGGCCCGCTACGGCTTCCCCGTTGCCTCCATCGTCTCCATGGCCGAGGTCGTCGAGGTGCTCCACAACCACGAGATTGACGGCAAGGTCGTCATCGACGACGAGCTCAAGGCCCGCATCGACGCCTACTACGAGCAGTACGGCGTCAAGGAGTAG
- the bilS gene encoding flavodoxin family protein BilS, producing the protein MNYSIVFSSQTGNTELVARRIRKTLGEEGCTYFGTPADAPAGTTHADVVFVGSWTDKGTASADVLAFLGMLDHARVFLFGTCGYGESEEYFNAILSRIREELPDSCEVVGSFMCQGKMGEAVLDRYRTMLAEAEAGSPEAKRAAMLIKNFEVARSHPNTDDLRALDVALRAAGLA; encoded by the coding sequence ATGAACTACTCGATCGTCTTCTCGAGCCAGACGGGCAACACCGAACTCGTCGCCAGGCGCATCCGCAAGACGCTGGGCGAGGAGGGCTGCACCTACTTTGGCACGCCGGCGGACGCCCCGGCAGGGACCACCCACGCGGACGTCGTCTTCGTGGGCTCCTGGACCGACAAGGGCACCGCCTCGGCAGACGTCCTCGCCTTTCTCGGCATGCTCGACCACGCCCGCGTCTTCCTCTTTGGCACCTGCGGCTACGGCGAGTCCGAGGAGTACTTCAACGCCATCCTCTCGCGCATCCGCGAGGAGCTGCCGGATTCTTGCGAGGTGGTGGGCTCGTTCATGTGCCAGGGCAAGATGGGCGAGGCCGTGCTGGACCGCTACCGCACCATGCTCGCCGAGGCCGAGGCGGGCAGCCCGGAGGCCAAGCGCGCCGCCATGCTCATCAAGAACTTCGAGGTGGCCCGTTCCCACCCCAACACCGACGACCTGCGCGCCCTCGACGTCGCCCTTCGCGCCGCCGGCCTCGCATAG